In Thalassophryne amazonica chromosome 14, fThaAma1.1, whole genome shotgun sequence, one DNA window encodes the following:
- the arl4cb gene encoding ADP-ribosylation factor-like 4Cb: protein MGNSFSNMSAFQSLHIVMLGLDSAGKTTVLYRLKFNEFVNTVPTIGFNTEKIRLSNGTAKGISCHFWDVGGQEKLRPLWKSYSRCTDGIIYVVDSVDVDRLEEAKTELHKVTKFAENQGTPLLVIANKQDLPKSLPVADIEKQLALHELTPATTYHIQPACAIIGEGLHEGMDKLYEMILKRRKTLKQKKKR, encoded by the coding sequence ATGGGCAACAGTTTCTCCAACATGTCCGCCTTCCAGTCGCTGCACATCGTCATGCTGGGTCTGGACTCGGCCGGAAAGACCACCGTCCTCTACAGACTCAAATTCAACGAGTTCGTCAACACCGTGCCCACCATCGGCTTCAACACCGAGAAGATCCGGCTGAGCAACGGCACCGCCAAAGGCATCAGTTGCCATTTCTGGGACGTGGGCGGCCAGGAGAAGCTCAGGCCGCTGTGGAAGTCCTACAGCCGCTGCACGGACGGGATCATCTACGTGGTGGACTCCGTGGACGTGGACCGGCTGGAGGAGGCCAAGACCGAACTGCACAAAGTCACCAAGTTCGCAGAGAACCAGGGCACGCCGCTGCTGGTCATCGCCAACAAGCAGGACCTGCCCAAGTCCCTGCCGGTGGCGGACATCGAGAAGCAGCTGGCACTGCATGAGCTCACGCCCGCCACCACCTACCACATCCAGCCCGCGTGCGCCATCATCGGTGAGGGGCTGCACGAGGGCATGGACAAACTGTACGAGATGATTCTCAAGAGGCGGAAGACGCTGAAGCAGAAGAAGAAGCGGTAA